A single window of Mycobacterium sp. ITM-2016-00318 DNA harbors:
- a CDS encoding DUF5990 family protein — protein sequence MNAPKSLVDDNGWVQIRIVGTDLPGRDCPSGHNFPGYANVHVGMQTRRRPPELLNLQPADVAEVTWTIDCEVNGSDVRGPYIQGRPGDRFIYLDWGSAGGNGRLEMFRRAKLMLDGVPAEVLAEAAQSGLLVGRLKLTDAKGQPLCAAVRPPVIEWSVG from the coding sequence GTGAACGCGCCGAAATCGCTGGTCGACGACAATGGGTGGGTGCAGATACGCATCGTCGGCACCGACCTGCCCGGTCGCGACTGCCCGTCCGGCCACAACTTCCCCGGCTACGCCAACGTCCACGTCGGCATGCAGACCAGGCGCCGACCGCCCGAGCTGCTGAACCTGCAACCCGCCGACGTAGCCGAGGTGACGTGGACCATCGACTGCGAGGTGAACGGATCAGACGTCCGCGGCCCGTACATCCAGGGCAGACCGGGCGATAGGTTCATCTACCTGGACTGGGGCAGCGCCGGCGGCAACGGTCGCTTGGAGATGTTCCGTCGAGCCAAGCTGATGCTCGACGGAGTGCCCGCCGAGGTCCTCGCGGAAGCCGCTCAGTCCGGGCTGCTCGTCGGCCGGCTCAAGCTCACCGACGCCAAGGGGCAGCCGCTGTGCGCGGCGGTGCGACCGCCCGTGATCGAGTGGTCAGTCGGGTAG
- a CDS encoding nitroreductase family deazaflavin-dependent oxidoreductase, producing MATTDSRKALRKFKFERQVGRMIVNPLITALDRIGIRASSTVELETTGAKTGQPRRVPLTGRADATGVWVVSQHGKRAGWAHNITANPEVRVRINNEWRTGTAAFAPDDDVVARARSFGGNSKLGQSATALGMRALQSDPISVRITFTD from the coding sequence ATGGCAACCACTGATTCCCGCAAGGCGCTTCGCAAGTTCAAGTTCGAGCGGCAGGTCGGTCGGATGATCGTCAATCCGTTGATCACTGCGCTGGACAGGATCGGCATTCGGGCTTCGTCGACCGTGGAACTGGAGACCACCGGCGCGAAGACCGGCCAGCCGCGTCGCGTCCCGCTCACCGGGCGCGCCGACGCAACCGGCGTCTGGGTCGTCTCCCAGCACGGTAAGCGCGCCGGCTGGGCGCACAACATCACGGCCAACCCGGAGGTTCGAGTGCGCATCAACAACGAATGGCGCACCGGCACTGCGGCGTTCGCGCCCGACGATGACGTCGTCGCCAGGGCCCGCAGCTTCGGCGGCAACAGCAAGCTCGGCCAGTCGGCTACCGCGCTGGGTATGCGCGCGCTGCAGAGCGACCCCATCTCGGTGCGCATCACCTTCACCGACTGA